TCGGCAGCCTCATCGATTCGAGCAAACTTCAGGGGAGTCATGATTTGCTCCACCACCTGGCGGCGGAAGGCAACATCGTCGTCCACATGGAGCAGCGTCATACCACTGGTTGTTTTGCTCAGAGTGTTCAGAAGCGCTGGATCCGGAAGAACGTTCGAACAGGTCAAGTGGATCGGTCTTCTCAACGATTGGCTCCTGGGCAAGAAAAGGATGTCCGCAAACCTGAAATTATGACAACTTTTCAGCGGACCTGGCATGGGTCGGATGATGAAGCATGGCGCGCCGACTCAGGACACTCCACGGGCAATGGAGCCAGCCCCCTGGACCCCGGTTCGTTGTCGGGTGTTGAACCACGACCTTCGGTCAAAAAAAGTTCAGGGCTCTCTTCCCCGGATGAATAGCCCCCAAAATAGCGGCCTGCGTAGCATTGGTCGCACCGGGGTGGGAAGAGGGCAATCCCCGCAAGGTGCGCACGGCAAACCAGGCAAAGGCCTGGGCCTCCAGGGCGTCTGGATCCACCCCCAGGTCACGGCTCGTCTGGATGGTGGTCACTGGCAGCAGATCGGCCAGATGCCGGACCAATTCGGGGTTGTGGGCGCCGCCACCACACAAGATCATGTTGTGCGGGGCCGGCGGTAACGTCGCGCAGGCAGCCCGGGCCACGGAAGCTGCCGTAAACCGGGTCAGGGTGGCAAATTGGTCCGGCACGGAGAGATGGGGAAATCGTTGTAAAAATTGGTCAAGAAAGGCAGGTCCAAACATCTCCTGACCAGTGGATTTGGGGAGAGGACGTTCCAGGTAGGGATGGCTCATGAGCCAAGCCAGAGCCTGCGCGTCGACCTGGCCGCTGGCAGCCCGACGCCCGTCCCGATCACACACCTCACGTCCGCCGGAAACCCTTGCGGCAAGATGGTCCAAAAGGGTGTTGGCTGGTCCGGTATCCCCCGCCAGCAGGGGTTTCTCCGGCGCAGCGTGCAAAGCGGTCAGATTGGCTATCCCTCCCAGATTGACGACGGCAACATGCCGACCAGGCTGATGGAACAGGCCTTGATGAAACAGAGGCGCCAGAGGGGCGCCCTCCCCTCCCCGGGCCATATCGGCAGGCCGAAAATCGGCAACGGTGGTGATGCCGGTGGCGGCGCTGATACGAAAAGGGTTGCCGATCTGGAGCGAAAAGAGCGGTGGACGATGCCGCACGGTTTGACCATGGCTCCCAATGACGGCGACCTGATCCGGCGTCACTCCCGCCACGACACACACCTCCAGGGCCGC
This window of the Magnetococcales bacterium genome carries:
- a CDS encoding anhydro-N-acetylmuramic acid kinase; the protein is MQLPWLAIGLMSGTSADGIDAALIQTDGESPPRLLAFQSHPYPAEVRQRVLALQQPGPGEIDRLGELDRDLGDLFAQAALEVCVVAGVTPDQVAVIGSHGQTVRHRPPLFSLQIGNPFRISAATGITTVADFRPADMARGGEGAPLAPLFHQGLFHQPGRHVAVVNLGGIANLTALHAAPEKPLLAGDTGPANTLLDHLAARVSGGREVCDRDGRRAASGQVDAQALAWLMSHPYLERPLPKSTGQEMFGPAFLDQFLQRFPHLSVPDQFATLTRFTAASVARAACATLPPAPHNMILCGGGAHNPELVRHLADLLPVTTIQTSRDLGVDPDALEAQAFAWFAVRTLRGLPSSHPGATNATQAAILGAIHPGKRALNFF